The genome window ATACGGAGCAGACAGAGCTTTATAAAacgttttttaaaaagtgtatttttttttctatattgaTTTCTATCTGGGACAAGATATGGCAGACTGGCAATAATGTTTAGGCACATCACTCAAGTCTGCAGAGGCAAAGCTGCAAACAATGATCTGCATCAGTCCAGATAGAAATTATGTATGATTGAAATGTTTGGTTATGACATTAACTCATctccaaagtgttttattttcttatttctttttttgtttgtttgttttgtttagtatgattttcttattatttttgggttagtgtcattattttaacacTATGATACATTTTCACAGACCTCTCAGTCAATAGTCAGTAGTCCAATGAAAATAGTCGATGTCAAAATCACAAGACAATTGATATATGTACATTGATCATTACTGCAGCTCACCATATAACCCACCCCTCTCTAAATCCTTGTCTGACTGATCTTGATTTAAGTCAtgagtataaacaaatataatgtgcgtaaaataataacacaaaaaaattctgatctttcatgtctttattgagaacaactataaaaacctcatagtgctaatggaaaaagtatgtgaaccctggaCAATGACAATTggctaactggagtcaggtgctagTCTTGTTAGCAAAAATTAGttacttcaactgacaaaataCACTAGAACAAtaaacacaagaagaatgtTCTTATGTGAGTCATAGCTCACCAAAAAGGAGTTTTCAGAGGATCAACGATCAAGAATtgctgatttacataaaacaacacaaaagaagctgctacttactaaaaagaacattgctgaatgcctgaagtttgAGAAAGcccacattgacactccacgGCATTATTGTCAAAATGGTTTGTGGGCTGATAAAACTAAGAATAAACTATTTGGAAATAGCGCACAGTACTAAATCTGGCTTATAAGTATACTGCCATAGTATAATAAGTTTAGTGGAGAAAATATCACTAtctgggtctgctttgctgcatcatgGCCTGCCAGCATGAGATAGAAGATAAATTCCCAAATGTATTAAGGCACATTAtatctgttaatactcttgacttagatgaagatcagatcacaaaaACTTTTTCTTACCAATGTAGATGTAATCATATGAATAACAGATTAAATTGAATGTGTTTTGCTGTAAGACAGACaacctaaaataaacaaattatttgtgGTTGGTTAATTCACTTCATCAGATGAAAtttccatttctgtctctgcttccatttgtttcttcttcccTGTCTCTGGATAAAATGATGTGATCAGGAGACCTTTGTTTTTATCTGATCTCGGGAGGCCTTCACACAGAGAGTCATGGATCTTCTGCCATGAATCCATCTCTGATTTCCAAAGTTCAGATCTGGCTCTAATGAATTGTGACACTTCAGTTTCGGTGCCTTTGGCCAGAGTGATGCTGTCTTTACAGATAAAGAAGATATCCATGCCAACGAAAAGAGCATTGACCGCAATGAGACCAGCCCTGGCTGACTTGGTGAGAGCAAGAGGCCCTTTGACTGCTGCTTGACCAATATCTGGGATGTCTGAGGCCACCCTAGGTACGTTCCGTAAAGCCTTACCTTCCTGGGCCACCACCTTACCAGCACTTACAATCAGATCTTCACTTTTCACCAACTTAAAAGCGGAGGCAGCATCAACCAATGAATCAATACCTTTTCCAATAACACCAGTTTTACAGAGCACCTTACCAACTCCCAGAGCCACATCTATCTTACTTGTTTCCCTGTTGCTCACCTGCTCCAGACAATCCTGGAGAGTCTGCACATCCTCTGTGAAGCTCTGAAAGACTTCACTGGCTTTCTTCTGGTGTTTACGATTAACTCCTATCTCTGTTGCAGTGGTAACAATGCTGTTGACTCCACTGGTGACTCCCAGTCCGATTCCAGTCATTGTCAGAGCTAGAGACACTCCAGCCGTTACAGGAATTAAAGCCAAACCAACGATGGAAAGCACACCTCCAACTCCCCCTACTGAGCTGCCTGCCACACTTGAGATCTTAGCACCTTTATTCATCTTGTCCAGCTGAACAGCATTCTCCTCAAGCTCAGCCAGGAACTGCAGCATCCTGGGCTGTCGCTCACTGAACTTACTGATGAAGTCAGAACATGGTTCGTCCTGAAACAAGAACACCATCCGGAAGGACTGGTTCATCCTGATAAATAGGAAATTAAGAAAGAATaatgaaacacatgaaaatgacaGATGCCAGCATGTTACTTCGAAAATGGAGTAAAGGAGTAAAACAAAGAGGAGACATCTTCACCAAATGATGTGCTAAAGGAAAAGTTCACACATAAATGTTTCGAATTAATTCTGTCAATACATGGTTAATACTTATACCTGATTTCATCAAGCTGATTAATGTGATCAAGCATCCTTTGAATGTCATCCTCAGAAAAACCCACATCCAGGTCTACCACAGCTTCCTCCGTCATGTTTGGGGAAAACTCGCCGCAgcagctgtaaaacacacacactcagatcaTCTggaacagattttatttgttgtgcaAATGTGCATCATGTTCATTAAATTTCAGTTTACCTTTTCTCTAAGGAATCACAGATTGTCTTGGtggtttgtatgtatttttccAGCTGGTACGACAGCACCTCCACGTTCTGAAGTCTGGGAAAGAAGAAGACTTTTGCATCTCTCTTAAACTCGAGGAGGTGAGGGCAGATCATTCGAGCAGCAATGATGACAAACTGAACATCTTCAAGGCTGAGCTCTTTGGGGAGATGTAACACCGGGTTGTCGGAAAAGACCTGCAGAGAGGTGACTGCGAGCTTCTCCACTGCATCCAGGAAGCAGTCCAGCTTGTCCAGGCCTCCCAGAGTGTCCTTCAAGACAGCGGCCAGCTCATTCTCCAGCTCTTTAAGCCTCGTGTCTGCAGTCACCGTGGTCACCTTGCTCTTTAGATATTGCCAAAAGGCTTGACCTTTGCTCTCTGACTTGGTAACATGGTCAGTGTTGAGTTTTATGCTGTCGGCCCTTTCTTTGATGTCTTTCATCATGATTAACTCTATTACCCTCCAAAGCCGCCATTTAGAGTTGACCTCACAGAACCCCGTCACTGAGTTGATAAAGGTGATGGTATCTGTGGTGTAGCGGCACAGGGCCTCTTGTAGTTCCTGTCTGTAAGATAAAGAACATCAACCAGCAAGTGAATTTCAACACTTATTCAAATAATCCAACATccataatatgttgtttttcgTATATGGCTAAACCCTCCACACTCTACACTCTCAAACTTTTAACTcatgttcattgtgttttttattgcatttacaCAGTTGGACCAACAGATGTCACCAGAGTACATCTGATTTCAAATGGTGTagaagggttcacatatttttgagATCATCAAGAAATATTTTAGGATTTGATCATGATAATCTGCAGCACTCGTATTTTATGCTGTGacaaattgcatttgttgaTATTACCTAAAATCTTAAGGCAGCCCTTTGACTtgagtttttaagttgaaacaagTTAATTTTACAGTGTAGTGAAAGCAGAAGTCCTGCTTTCAATATCTGACTTAAGTAAATGTGCAAGTAGTCTGTTATCAAAAAGATGGACTTGATTTAtccaaagtaaaacaaattttGTCCCTGATATTGATAAATCATTCAATGTGTAcacagcattttactgttgtagcCGTCAGAGGGCCTCTAGGTggtctttattttgtattttattatccTCTGCTTTTTGTGAAATactttattcatttacttttttaggCCTGAagcattaataaaaagaaaaaagggagaacTGTACAAGACAATATCTCTTTGATCTAGTTACAACTGTTAGAACTAGTTACTAATGTCTGTGACAAGGGGCTCTAACAATGctgtttgaatttacagtagGAATACCAGTTTTGTAGTACTGTATTTATCATATAATTGAATTTAAGTGAAATCTTATTTGACAAGTAACTAGTACCTACAGTTGTCACATGATGTGTGgtaaaatatttacactttCATTAGTCTGTATAAAGCTAAACTGCATAAAAACGTAGTAAAAAAAAGCAAGTAAAAATGCTTCAAAATTGAAGAGTACTTGCTTAGGTATGGtattcaaatacaaaaaatCTACTCAGTTACGTGCCACAGCTGATTAAACAAGTACTGAGTTGAGTTTAAGTAgcttaaaatatgtttcttttgttcagatgttttgtacatttaaagaGACCTGACACTAACAGAGAAGCTGCACACGTGTTTCACCATGTTTCAAACTTTTAGTTGACAGGATCCAACTTTACCTTGCTGTGGACATGTTGCTCCTCTTTGTGGAAAGCATTCAGTTTCTTGTTTTGGGAGTTTCTGTCACGTTGGCTATGGATTAAATAACTTGGGCTCATCCGGACATTGTGTTAGGTTTCGTTTTCATTTACTCTCTGAAGGAAACCATCTGCTGACTCATCAGTAGCATGCCCGGACATGGTTGGGAATACATACACAGTTTTGAGTTGCTAATCAAATTCACACAACCTGGATGAGTGTGTGATATTAATTTTTTGATGTGATTTTCAGTAGGATTTTGAGTACAGTCCCTCCATTTTGGTCTTCACTGATTGTCATGTAATTTGGTTCTGAACAAATTATacaatttacatttgaaaagtCATTAGACATTTTCAACTTAAATACtttgttcatctgtttttcaAACATTCCCTTCACTCCCATGTATATTGGATTACTGGCAGTTAGTATACATTAAACTATCTTAATGCTGATATTTATGCTGAAATTTGATTACCATGCATGCGGATTAAGCACAGTTTGACATATGAATGTGCAGTCAACAAATGACCTAGAGCAAATGAACTTGGAATCATTGAAGGCAGGaacaaaaactaccataaccccttagagacagtgtctgcttcCAGAccacctaaattatttatatcaaaagcCAACCGAAGAGGAGGGATACGTGACTATCTGTTGTTGATAATACCGCAGCCTTATGTGGAACAGTACTCGATACCGTCGCTcatctgaaaaagaagctagtgaatgAGAGGATGTTAATAATGGTATAATTCATAAATCTGCAACTTAAAGCAGACACCACATAAgatggaaaggaggtggcgttccaccaatttagatgaatttTGCCTGGTCTGGAAAGATAATATGCAAAAAAACCCTCTGcaaagctagaaccacatattactcctcattaatagaggcaaataagaacaacccccgctttcttttcagcactgtagtcGGCTGgcaaagagtcatagctctgtcgagcctagtatccccttaactcttagcaatgatttcatgaatttcttaacaaacaaaattataactattagagaaaaattttgatcagatcctccctgcatacggcatggatggtctcatttgcacaacagctctagattcatttgtaagaccacactcATACTTAGAttgcttcctccccgtagaattaatacatttcaataattaattcatctaaaccatcaacatgtctatTAGTCCCAATCCCGACTAGACTGTccaaagatgtcttacctttgatcagcatgtccgtattagatcagatcaatctatccttacaaataggctacgtaccacaggcttttaaggttgctgtcAAGctcctactcaaaaagcctactctggactcaggggttttagtaaattatagaccaatacccaatctgccctttatctctaaaattcttgaaaaggtagtttctaaacaattatgtgaccacctgcacagcaataacctgtatgaagatttcaAGTCAGGAtttacatcatagtacagaaacagcaccgGTAAcggtcactaatgatcttctattaccatcagacaatggactactaTGTttactcgtcttgttagataTTAGTGCTGCATTATACACTATAGATCACATCATTTTATTCCACAGAATTGGGCATGTCATTGgcattaaaggaacagcactagagtggtttaaatcatatctatcagatagatttcagtttgtacatgttattgatgagtcttccatgcacagcaaagttagctacggcgctccacagggttctgtgctcGGAGCGActctttttactctatatatgCCCCCCTTAggtaatattattaggaaacactatataaatttccattgctatgcagatgatacccagctatacttatctatgaaaccagaagaaactaataaaCTAGTAAAACTTCGAGCAGGCTTAAAAGATATAAAGGCCTTGATGTCCTCCactttccttctcctaaatccagatgAGAAGacaagttattttgtttggtcctaaaaatctcagagacactatgtctaatcatattcttaccaTAGATGACTTAGTGTTGGCCActagtaatactgtaagaagtCTTGGAGTTacctttgaccaggatatctcttTTACATCATACTTCTCTAGagctgccttttttcacctgagaaacattgttaaaattaggaaatcctgatgctgaaaaactagtccatgcatttgttacttccagactggaccATTGTAATACATTATTAATAGCATGTcctaataactcattaaaaagcctccagttaatccaaaatgctgcagctagagttctgactggaattaacaagagagatcatatttcattttctctcctttagctccctgtaaaatccagaattgaatttaaaattattctcctcacatataaatcacttaataatgaggctccatcttatcttcaagacctcatagttccattttttcccagcagaactctctgttctcagactgcaggtttacttgtggttcctagagtttcaaaatgtagaatgggaggcagagcctttagctatcaagcccctttcctgtggaaccagctcttagttcaggttcgggagacagacaccctctctacatttaagactagacttaaaactctgaaccatctcttagctATGCTGCTATaagttagtctgctgggggacctctactaatacactgagctcctctcctctctccttattcctatatccattcaaatgccaccatcGCATGTCATTAAGTAAACATTTTCTATCaagattcattcattcatcaataaTTGAGATACTAacatgttatgtgtgtgtgtgtctgtgttacagaAGTCATTAGAAATTTTCCACTTAAATACTTTGTTCATCAAGATCTGTGATTTAAGCATTCCCTTCCCTTCCATGTACATTAGATTACTGGCAGTTAGTATACATTAAACTATCttaatgatgatgtttatgctgtaataataacaatatatataacgTGAATTTGCAGTCAGCAAAGTGTAGGGTAGAGTAAATAAGTAGCAGAGTAAATGAACTTGGACTCATTAAAGGCAGgaacaataaatataaacttgaaattaaaatacagaaattagGGTTTTTAACTATGtttagctgttttcttttgcaaATGCATATGTGGCATTGTGCAGAATAGGAAGTAacaacacagtttaacacagttgAATGGAAACATATTTACTTTCAATCaagattcattcatttatcaaGAATTGAGATACTAACATGTTATCGTGTTAGAGATGATGAAGCACCattacatcattacatttacattattaaatataattaaagcaGTTGAACGCTATCTGAGGTACAATCTAACCAATGTGCTCTAATTGCCTTTTAATGACAAACAGGATTTGATTAGATAAACAATAAATTCCTATAGAAACACTTGTTGAAAAAAGGCACATTGTGAGTGTTGCCACAAATACAGGACTGTCTGCTTATGTTggattttagtttcagtttatgacattttacaaaatgttttctgaaaaaTTGACTTGtgtgtaattacattttagtaTGTTCTTGTCAATGAAATGTCAGGGTTAgagataaaagaaatgaaaagttgaAAATTAAAGTAGTAATAAAGTTACAGAtccataaaaacactgaactcaAACATATACTTGGCATGAACAACGTTTACAGGTAATGTCCTATCCAAGCAATTCTGGGACACAGTCATTGTCAGTCattgtatttgtacatttctaaAAGATAAAGAACCAAAGAAGAAATATTAATGAATCTGTGAGGCACGCTGCCCTTTTATAGGAGGAAGGGAATGCTACAGccaagatttttttaaaacaacaaacatgtgaggagaaagaaggaaacacaatgaacaataacatttattttagaagaaatctgaattttatttatttcagtgttttaatgataaaaacaatacagagcagacagagctgtaCAAAAGCGGCCGTTTTATGTTCTATATTGATTTCTATCTGGGACAAGATATGGCAGACTGGCAACAATGTTTAAGGCACATCGCTCGACTCTGCAGGGGCCCAGTAGAGGGTGTCAAAGCTACAAACAATGATCTGCATCAGTCCAGACAGAAATTCATGAAAATACTGTAGATTTAACAGAGTATGATTGAAATGTTTGGTTATGACAAGTGGCATCATTAACTCATATCCATAAAGTGTTTTCtattcttatttctttctttttttatttgtttgattcttTGTTTAGTATGattttttgattatttgtgGGTTAGGGACATTATTTCAAGATCACTGAGTGCAAAAAAATTATAACAATACTATGATACATTTTCACAGACTTCTCAGTCAATACTCAGTATAGTACAAAAACACCATGATCTGGGTCTGCTTCACTGCATCatggcctggccagcttgcagtaaTTTGAGGGAAGATAAATTTCCAAGtgtattttaggcacattatatctgttaatattcttgacttagatgaagctcagatcacattttatgacaaattagtgcagaaaactatgaaatcctaaaagaaagaaatactttttcttgccactgtagatgaAATCATTTGAATCACAGTTTATACACaatgtgttttgctttaaaGACAGTTctcctaaaataaacaaattgtaGTCGGTTAATTGAGAGTTACTCTTTTACACAGtactgtttttcttccagttttcCATCCACTTCATCAGATGAAATTTCCATTTCCGTCTCCACTTCCATTTGTTTCTTCTCCCCTGTCTCTGGATAAAATGGTGTGTCCAGGagagctttgtttttctctgatcTCGGGAGGCCTTCACGCAGAGAGTCATGGATCTTCTGCCATGAATCCATCTCTGATTTCCAAAGTTCAGATCTGGCTCTAATGAATTGTGACACTTCAGTTTCGGTGCCTTTGGCCAGACTGATGCTGTCTTTACAGATAAAGAAGATATCCATGCCAACGAAAAGAGCATTTACCGCAATGAGACCGGCCCTGGCTGACTTGGTGAGAGCAAGAGGCCCTTTGACTGCCGCCTGACCAATATCTGGGATGTCTGAGGCCACCCTGGGTACATTCCGTAAAGCCTTACCTTCCTGGGCCACCACCTTACCTGCACTTATAATCAGATCTTCACTTTTCACCAACTTAAAAGCGGAGGCAGCATCAACCAATGAATCAATACCTTTTCCAATAACACCAGTTTTACAGAGCACCTTGCCTATTTCCAGAGCCACATGTATCTCACTTGTTTCCCTGTTGCTCACCTGCTCCAGACAATCCTGGAGAGTCTGCACATCCTCTGTGAAGCTCTGAAAGACTTCACTGGCTTTCTTCTGGTGTTTACGATTAACTCCTATCTCTGTTGCAGTGGTAACAATGCTGTTGACTCCACTGGTGACTCCCAGTCCGATTCCAGTCATTGTCAGAGCTAGAGACACTCCAGCCGTTACAGGAATTAAAGCCAAACCAACGATGGAAAGCACACCTCCAACTGCCCCTACTGAGCTGCCTGCCACACTGGAGATCTTAGCACCTTTATTCATCTTGTCCAGCTGAACAGCATTCTCCTCAAGCTCGGCCAGAAACTGCATCATCCTGGGCTGTCGCTCACCAAACTCACTGATGAAGCCAGAACATGGTTCATCCTGAAACAAGAACACCATCCGGAAGGGCTGGTTCATCCTTATCAATAGGAAATTAAGGAAGAATaatgaaacacatgaaaatgacaGATGCCAGCATGTTACTTCgaaaatggagaaaaggatTGAACGAAAGAGGAGACATCTTCACCAAATGATGTGCTAAAGGAAAAGTTCAGACCTAAATGTTTCTAATTTATTCTGTCAATACATAGTTAACACTTGTACCTGATTTCATCAAGCTGGTTAATGTGATCAAGCATCCTTTGAATGTCATCCTCAGAAAAACCCACATCCAGGTCTACCACAGCTTCCTCCGTCATGTTTGGGGAAAACTCACTGAAGCAGCTgtaaagacacacactcagatcATCTggaacagattttatttgttgtgcaAATGTGCATCATGTTCATTAAATTTCAGTTTACCTTTTCTCTAAGGAATCACAGATTGTCTTGGTggtttgtatgtatttgtcCAGCTGGTACGACAGCACCTCCACGTTCTGAAGTCTAGGAAAGAAGAAGACTTTTGCATCTCTCTTAAACTCGAGGAGGTGAGGGCAGATCATTCGAGCAACACTGGTGACAAACTGAACGTCTCCAAGGCTGAGCTCTCTGGGGAGATGTAACACCGGGTTGTCGGTGAACACATGCAAAGAAGTGGCTGCGAGCTTCTCCACTGCATCCAGGAAGCAGTCCAGCTTGTCCAGGCCTCCCAGAGTGTCCTTCAACACAGCAGCCAGCTCATTCTCCAGCTCTTTAAGCCTCGTGTCTGCAGTCACCGTGGTCACCTTGCTCTTTAGATATTGCCAAAAAGCTTGACCTTTGCTCTCTGACTTGGTAACATGGTCAATGTTGAGGTTTATGCTGTCGGTCCTTTCTTTGATGTCTATCATCATGTTTAATTCTGTCTCCCTTCGAAGCAGCCATTTAGAGATGCCCTCACAGAACCCCCTCACTGAGTTGATAAAGGTGATGGTATCTGTGGTGTAGCGGCACAGGGCCTCTTGTAGTTCCTGTCTGTAAGATAATGAACATCAACCAGCGAGTGAATTTCAACGCTTATTCAAATAATCCAATAtctcttttatgttgtttttcctaTTTGGCTAAACCCTCCACACTCTACACTGTCAAACTTTTAACTcgtgttcattgtgttttttattgcatttacaCAGTTGGACCAACAGATGTCACCAGAGTACATCTGATTTCAAATGGTGTagaagggttcacatatttttgagATCTTCAAGAAATATTCTAGGATTTGATCATGATAATCTGGAGCACTCGTATTTTAAACTGTGACAAACTGCATTTGTCGACTTTACCTAAAATCTTAAGGCAGCCCTTTGACTtgagtttttaagttgaaacaagCTAATTTTACAGTGTAGTGAAAGAAGTCGTGCTTTCAATATCTGACTTAAGTAAATGTGCAAGTAGGCTGTTATCAAAAAAATGGACTTAATGTATCAAAAGTGAAAGTACTTTGGTCCCTGCGACTGATAAATCATTTAGTGTGTACACAGCATTTTACTTTTGTAGCCGTCACAGGGCCTCTGGGTTGGGGAATAAACTAAACtatctttattttctattctattatCTTCTGCTTTTTGAGAAATACTTACTTCATTTACCTTTTTAGGCCTGAAgccaataataaaatgtaaagtgagAACTTTAGAAGACAATGTCTTTTGAACTAGTAACAACTAATGTCTGTAACAAAGGGCCCAAACAACGctgtttgaatttacagtagGAATAAAAGTTTTGTAGTACTGTATTTATTAGATACTTTTAATTAAGTTAAATCCTAATTTGACAAGTAACTAGTACCTAcagttgttaaataaatgatgtgtGGTGAAATATTCACACTTTCATTAGTACATATAAAGCAAAATTACATAAATAcgtaaaataaataagtaaaaatacttCAAATGTGAAGAGTACTTACTTAGGTATGGTATTCTAATACACAAAATCTACTCAGTTACGTGCCACAGCTGATTTAACAAGTACTTAGTTGAGTTAAAGTAGCTTAAAATCTTTgatgttttgtacatttaaagaCACCTGACACTAACAGAGAAGCTGCACACGTGTTTCACCGTGTTTCAaacttttagtttagttcagacAGGATCCAACTTTACCTTGCTGTGGACATGTTGCTCCTCTGTGTAGGAATCCTTCAGTTCCTTGTTTGGGAGTTTCTGTCCATGGATTAAATAACTCGTCACGACATTGTGTTAGGTTTCGTTTTCATTTGTTCTCTGAACCGCAcccattttgttgtcttttactTATTCGTGCCCCTGCAGTCAGCTGATTTTGTTTATCTGACAGTGTGAACTGGGAAACGACAAACTCACACACGGTGGTTCTGACTTCCTGATGCTACCTTCACGTACTGTCGGAAATATTCTCGAAACCGATTACATACCCACCAAcgaaaattaaaagtaaaaaaaatagtgTCTCCTTAAAGAAATAgtttcactttgtaaaaaatataattctgACTAGTGatgaattatatattttaaaagaagagaaaaaaagcgGGGAAAACCTTAATGAGACAACAGATACTGGTAAACTGTTACTAATTATGCTGTTCTGCAAACGCCAGTGATCACATCAAGCAAATAGAAGTTTAGAAAATGTGC of Anabas testudineus chromosome 8, fAnaTes1.2, whole genome shotgun sequence contains these proteins:
- the LOC113155802 gene encoding uncharacterized protein LOC113155802; translation: MLSTKRSNMSTARQELQEALCRYTTDTITFINSVTGFCEVNSKWRLWRVIELIMMKDIKERADSIKLNTDHVTKSESKGQAFWQYLKSKVTTVTADTRLKELENELAAVLKDTLGGLDKLDCFLDAVEKLAVTSLQVFSDNPVLHLPKELSLEDVQFVIIAARMICPHLLEFKRDAKVFFFPRLQNVEVLSYQLEKYIQTTKTICDSLEKSCCGEFSPNMTEEAVVDLDVGFSEDDIQRMLDHINQLDEIRMNQSFRMVFLFQDEPCSDFISKFSERQPRMLQFLAELEENAVQLDKMNKGAKISSVAGSSVGGVGGVLSIVGLALIPVTAGVSLALTMTGIGLGVTSGVNSIVTTATEIGVNRKHQKKASEVFQSFTEDVQTLQDCLEQVSNRETSKIDVALGVGKVLCKTGVIGKGIDSLVDAASAFKLVKSEDLIVSAGKVVAQEGKALRNVPRVASDIPDIGQAAVKGPLALTKSARAGLIAVNALFVGMDIFFICKDSITLAKGTETEVSQFIRARSELWKSEMDSWQKIHDSLCEGLPRSDKNKGLLITSFYPETGKKKQMEAETEMEISSDEVN
- the LOC113155794 gene encoding uncharacterized protein LOC113155794; this encodes MSTARQELQEALCRYTTDTITFINSVRGFCEGISKWLLRRETELNMMIDIKERTDSINLNIDHVTKSESKGQAFWQYLKSKVTTVTADTRLKELENELAAVLKDTLGGLDKLDCFLDAVEKLAATSLHVFTDNPVLHLPRELSLGDVQFVTSVARMICPHLLEFKRDAKVFFFPRLQNVEVLSYQLDKYIQTTKTICDSLEKSCFSEFSPNMTEEAVVDLDVGFSEDDIQRMLDHINQLDEIRMNQPFRMVFLFQDEPCSGFISEFGERQPRMMQFLAELEENAVQLDKMNKGAKISSVAGSSVGAVGGVLSIVGLALIPVTAGVSLALTMTGIGLGVTSGVNSIVTTATEIGVNRKHQKKASEVFQSFTEDVQTLQDCLEQVSNRETSEIHVALEIGKVLCKTGVIGKGIDSLVDAASAFKLVKSEDLIISAGKVVAQEGKALRNVPRVASDIPDIGQAAVKGPLALTKSARAGLIAVNALFVGMDIFFICKDSISLAKGTETEVSQFIRARSELWKSEMDSWQKIHDSLREGLPRSEKNKALLDTPFYPETGEKKQMEVETEMEISSDEVDGKLEEKQYCVKE